A stretch of Mesorhizobium sp. M2A.F.Ca.ET.046.03.2.1 DNA encodes these proteins:
- the nifE gene encoding nitrogenase iron-molybdenum cofactor biosynthesis protein NifE, with protein sequence MTSLSAKIQDVFDEPACDKNRGKDAKARKEGCSKPLTPGAAAGGCAFDGAKIVLQPITDVAHLVHAPLACEGNSWDNRGAASSGPTLWRTSFTTDLTELDVVMGQGERKLFKAIRQIKETYAPPAVFVYSTCVTALIGEDIDAVCKRAAEKFGLAVVPINAPGLAGSKNLGNKLAAEALLDHVIGTVEPDDDGPYDINILGEFNLSGEFWLVKPLLDRLGIRVRACIPGDARYIDVASAHRARAAMMVCSSALINLARKMEERWDIPFFEGSFYGITDTSEALRNLAELLVRRGADAEIIDRTDTLIAEQEAIAWKKLKAYRRRLQGKRVLLNTGGVKSWSVVHALMEIGMEIVGTSVKKSTVEDKERIKRILKDENHVFEQMAARDLYAMLSEGKADIMLSGGRTQFIALKAKTPWLDINQERQHPYAGYDGMVELVRQIDLAIHNPIWGQVREPAPWDCQPAVKDDLASTKNGTGTVNALDEFAGATAQRSGER encoded by the coding sequence ATGACCTCGCTCAGTGCCAAGATCCAGGATGTTTTCGACGAGCCCGCCTGCGATAAAAACCGCGGCAAGGATGCCAAGGCGCGCAAGGAGGGCTGCTCGAAGCCGCTGACCCCCGGGGCGGCCGCCGGCGGCTGCGCCTTTGACGGCGCCAAGATCGTCCTGCAGCCGATCACCGACGTTGCGCACCTGGTCCATGCACCCCTCGCCTGTGAGGGCAATTCCTGGGACAACAGAGGCGCAGCTTCGTCTGGGCCAACCCTGTGGCGGACAAGCTTCACGACCGACCTTACCGAACTCGACGTCGTGATGGGGCAGGGCGAGCGGAAGCTGTTCAAAGCGATCCGCCAGATCAAGGAAACATATGCGCCGCCGGCAGTCTTCGTCTATTCGACTTGCGTGACGGCGCTGATCGGCGAAGACATTGATGCCGTGTGCAAACGCGCGGCCGAAAAATTCGGCTTGGCCGTGGTGCCGATCAATGCGCCTGGCTTGGCCGGCTCCAAGAACCTCGGCAACAAACTCGCCGCCGAAGCGCTGCTCGATCATGTCATCGGCACGGTGGAACCAGACGACGACGGGCCCTACGACATAAACATCCTCGGCGAATTCAACCTCTCCGGCGAATTTTGGCTGGTGAAGCCGCTGCTTGATCGGCTCGGCATCCGAGTGCGCGCCTGCATTCCGGGCGATGCGCGTTACATCGACGTTGCATCCGCTCACCGCGCCCGGGCGGCTATGATGGTGTGCTCGAGCGCACTCATCAATCTGGCCCGCAAGATGGAGGAGCGCTGGGACATCCCGTTCTTCGAGGGCTCCTTCTACGGCATAACCGATACGTCGGAAGCACTTCGCAACCTTGCTGAGCTGCTGGTGAGGAGGGGCGCCGATGCGGAGATTATCGATCGCACAGACACGCTGATTGCTGAGCAGGAGGCGATTGCGTGGAAGAAGCTCAAGGCCTACCGCCGGCGGCTGCAAGGCAAGCGCGTGCTGCTCAACACAGGAGGTGTGAAGTCCTGGTCAGTCGTCCACGCCCTGATGGAGATCGGCATGGAGATCGTCGGCACCTCGGTCAAGAAATCCACCGTCGAAGACAAGGAACGGATCAAACGCATCCTCAAGGACGAAAACCACGTATTCGAGCAGATGGCGGCGCGCGATCTTTACGCCATGCTCTCAGAAGGCAAGGCCGACATCATGTTGTCGGGCGGGCGCACGCAATTCATCGCCCTGAAGGCCAAGACACCCTGGCTCGATATCAACCAGGAGCGACAACATCCTTATGCCGGCTATGACGGCATGGTGGAACTTGTACGGCAGATCGACCTCGCCATTCACAACCCGATCTGGGGCCAGGTGCGGGAGCCGGCGCCGTGGGATTGCCAGCCTGCCGTGAAGGACGATCTGGCGAGCACGAAGAACGGAACTGGGACTGTGAACGCTCTCGATGAATTCGCCGGCGCGACGGCTCAGCGCTCAGGCGAGCGTTGA
- a CDS encoding NifX-associated nitrogen fixation protein, producing the protein MFEVAISPAVNDDEAALASPFVKCLVRLIRAQDSHGSWDGKVDAELLADFIVSKEQRRAIPIIGDPDPDVLWRLDKFYTAVALAIEERSSLMASPMIEMSHEGFGRVLFTAGRLVVLSKTLRDVHRFGFETFCKLAAAGTKLVDDAIAAIDAYPEVARA; encoded by the coding sequence ATGTTTGAAGTCGCGATCAGCCCTGCTGTCAACGACGACGAGGCGGCCCTTGCCAGCCCGTTCGTCAAATGCCTCGTGCGACTGATCCGTGCTCAGGATTCCCACGGATCCTGGGACGGTAAAGTGGACGCCGAGCTGCTGGCCGACTTCATAGTCAGCAAGGAACAGCGCCGTGCGATTCCAATCATTGGCGATCCCGATCCGGACGTGCTGTGGAGACTCGACAAGTTTTACACTGCCGTCGCCCTTGCGATCGAGGAGCGCTCCAGCCTGATGGCATCGCCGATGATCGAAATGAGCCATGAGGGCTTCGGGCGCGTGCTTTTCACCGCCGGGCGGCTGGTCGTTCTGTCCAAGACGCTGCGCGACGTCCATCGGTTCGGCTTCGAGACGTTCTGCAAACTCGCCGCGGCCGGTACGAAACTGGTCGACGATGCGATCGCAGCCATCGACGCCTATCCCGAGGTGGCACGGGCATGA
- a CDS encoding TlpA disulfide reductase family protein produces the protein MVLHKESPAPPIKVDDWLRGEPLANFHPGKVYLLEFWATWCAPCVAVMPHLTQLQEKYQDSGFEVIGVAAGEKGPTAEETRTSLDAWLTERFPNLNYRIAFDYTGEMNRLWMEPSSSLGIPASFLVDRDGLIAFIGHPAELDDVLPKVLNGSWRNSDEAQRADARRIATNQSKARELALTRPIYAKLHPAMQAEDWTAAVSAIEEGLALVPDYSGFRETHANLLLHKLRDMQTGLPVMRQLVEDAIDKKFDAVSWMVMALNQLFDPAIDNSHIPRAERFAMGHELAEQILTLNPPHGEGPLKFRWYVPVAQYYYESGNKGRAIELIEVALKSLGNPGMMPDHIKQYCLTALLQALANYTGENACSGDLCVVPQNTAAENQSTVA, from the coding sequence ATGGTGTTGCATAAGGAGTCCCCGGCTCCTCCGATCAAAGTGGACGACTGGCTGCGTGGCGAGCCCCTCGCCAACTTTCACCCCGGCAAGGTGTACCTCCTGGAATTTTGGGCGACTTGGTGCGCACCCTGTGTGGCGGTGATGCCCCATCTGACGCAGTTGCAGGAGAAGTATCAAGACAGCGGATTTGAGGTCATCGGAGTCGCAGCTGGGGAAAAGGGCCCGACCGCCGAGGAGACGCGGACTAGCTTGGATGCTTGGCTGACAGAGAGATTCCCGAATCTGAATTATCGTATCGCGTTCGATTACACAGGCGAAATGAATAGACTATGGATGGAACCCAGTTCATCTCTGGGGATTCCCGCCTCGTTCTTAGTCGACCGCGACGGCCTCATCGCTTTCATAGGACATCCGGCGGAACTCGATGACGTTTTGCCAAAGGTTCTCAACGGCAGTTGGCGCAACAGCGATGAAGCTCAACGCGCCGATGCAAGGCGGATCGCTACTAACCAATCCAAGGCACGCGAGCTAGCACTGACCCGACCGATTTACGCCAAGCTTCACCCGGCGATGCAGGCCGAGGATTGGACGGCGGCGGTCTCGGCCATCGAAGAAGGCCTCGCCTTAGTGCCCGATTATAGCGGGTTCCGGGAAACGCACGCGAATCTACTGCTTCACAAGCTGCGCGACATGCAGACCGGCTTGCCCGTCATGCGCCAGTTGGTCGAGGACGCCATCGACAAAAAATTCGATGCCGTCTCTTGGATGGTCATGGCCCTGAACCAACTCTTCGATCCCGCGATTGACAACTCACATATCCCCCGTGCTGAACGCTTCGCGATGGGCCACGAGCTCGCGGAACAGATACTGACACTGAATCCCCCACACGGCGAGGGGCCTCTTAAATTCCGGTGGTACGTCCCGGTCGCTCAGTATTATTACGAGAGCGGCAACAAGGGTCGCGCAATCGAGTTGATCGAGGTGGCGCTGAAATCTCTGGGGAATCCAGGGATGATGCCGGACCATATCAAACAATACTGCCTTACCGCATTGCTCCAAGCCCTGGCCAACTACACGGGTGAGAACGCATGCTCCGGGGATCTTTGCGTGGTTCCGCAAAACACGGCCGCTGAAAATCAAAGCACAGTCGCCTGA
- the nifN gene encoding nitrogenase iron-molybdenum cofactor biosynthesis protein NifN yields MARILRNTKSAAVNPLKSSQPLGAAFAFLGVDGAMPLFHGSQGCTSFALVLFVRHFKEAIPLQTTAMDEVATILGGADHLDEAILNLKIRTKPKLIGVCTTALVETRGEDCASDIANVKLKHVEELAGTEVVLANTPDFDGAIEEGWAKAVAAMIEGITRSGARTRQPKKIAILPGCNLTVADVEHLRDMVESFGLKPIILPVVSGSLDGTVPDRWVTTTYGGTSVEEIRELGTAAQCIVIGEHMRHPAKMLHGLTGVPYVVLQSLTGLKAVDRFVSVLSAVSGAAVPTRVRRRRAQLQDALLDGHFHFGGKKIAIAAEPDQLYQLATFFAGMGSKIAAAVTTTDMSKILEKVPAEWVQIGDLGDLEALAEGADLLVTHSHGRQASQRLGIPLMRVGFPIFDRLGSQHKLTILYEGTRDLIFEVANIFQANQHAPTPEALDPFRKREMPDELRPSPLTRH; encoded by the coding sequence ATGGCCCGCATCCTTCGCAATACCAAATCAGCGGCGGTCAACCCGCTGAAGTCGTCACAGCCGCTGGGTGCCGCCTTCGCTTTTCTTGGAGTCGACGGTGCGATGCCCCTGTTCCACGGCAGCCAAGGCTGCACCAGCTTCGCGCTCGTGCTCTTCGTGCGGCATTTCAAGGAAGCGATCCCCTTGCAGACAACGGCGATGGACGAGGTGGCAACCATACTCGGCGGAGCGGACCATCTGGACGAGGCGATCCTCAACCTCAAAATTCGCACTAAGCCAAAGCTGATAGGAGTTTGCACGACCGCGCTGGTCGAGACCCGTGGCGAAGATTGCGCGAGTGATATCGCCAACGTCAAGCTGAAGCACGTGGAAGAGCTCGCGGGGACGGAGGTCGTGCTGGCCAACACGCCTGATTTTGACGGCGCGATCGAAGAAGGCTGGGCCAAGGCTGTCGCGGCGATGATCGAAGGGATTACACGGTCGGGCGCACGGACCAGGCAACCGAAGAAGATCGCAATCCTGCCCGGATGCAACCTCACTGTCGCTGACGTCGAGCATTTGCGTGACATGGTTGAAAGTTTTGGCCTCAAGCCGATCATCCTGCCGGTCGTCTCCGGCTCGCTCGACGGTACGGTCCCTGACCGCTGGGTAACGACTACCTATGGCGGCACCAGCGTTGAAGAAATCCGCGAGCTTGGCACAGCCGCGCAATGCATCGTCATCGGCGAGCACATGCGCCACCCGGCGAAAATGCTGCACGGGTTGACCGGCGTGCCTTACGTGGTGTTGCAGTCGCTGACCGGATTGAAGGCTGTCGACCGGTTCGTCTCGGTGCTGTCGGCGGTTTCGGGCGCGGCGGTGCCGACCCGGGTGCGCCGTCGCCGGGCGCAATTGCAGGATGCTTTGCTCGACGGACATTTTCATTTCGGAGGCAAGAAAATTGCGATCGCTGCCGAACCAGACCAACTCTATCAGCTCGCAACCTTCTTCGCTGGCATGGGCTCCAAAATCGCTGCGGCGGTCACGACGACCGATATGTCGAAGATTCTGGAAAAGGTACCGGCGGAGTGGGTTCAGATCGGCGATCTCGGCGATTTGGAAGCTCTTGCCGAGGGCGCGGATCTTCTCGTTACTCACTCCCACGGTCGCCAGGCTTCGCAACGCCTTGGCATTCCGCTCATGCGCGTCGGCTTCCCGATCTTCGACCGGCTCGGCAGCCAGCACAAGCTCACAATCCTCTATGAGGGGACCCGCGACCTGATCTTCGAGGTTGCCAACATCTTCCAGGCCAATCAGCACGCGCCGACGCCTGAGGCGCTTGATCCATTCCGGAAACGAGAAATGCCAGATGAGCTCCGTCCGTCGCCTCTCACTCGTCACTGA
- a CDS encoding lysine N(6)-hydroxylase/L-ornithine N(5)-oxygenase family protein, which translates to MELSCIGVGAGPSNLSLACQMHEQIGQRALFLDRQVDFRWHPGSAFDCSELQVSHFKDLVTLVNPRSAYTFVNYLHENGRLYHFLNAQFEAVLRAEFEQYLNWAFHRNPLVRGGETVREIRFDGEFRVRTDKAVLGARNLVVGIGKQAHIPPQFQGWAGRNLFHSSQLLHIHPEVHNSHVCVVGGGQSGAEVLLHLVGLPKGRRPVSITWVSQRENYLPIDNSPFTNELFMPCFSDRFAAMSESQRKLFLRRFVLASDGVSESTLRAIYQALYRHAFLEPNRCEITLRPGCTVSHCINAGKGHRLTLQHGMEEVEEVTADIVILATGYENAVPGFLEPIANRLEKIDNELAIREDFSVCWDGPRDSRIFVQNASLGQRGLADPNLSLLAWRARRILDSLLGRAPRANPEHPGFIRPTSVECWSDTVAEEMGSGI; encoded by the coding sequence GTGGAGCTCTCTTGCATTGGAGTGGGAGCTGGGCCGTCGAATTTGAGCCTGGCGTGCCAGATGCACGAGCAAATTGGGCAACGGGCACTGTTCCTGGATCGGCAAGTCGACTTCCGCTGGCACCCAGGCAGCGCATTCGATTGCTCGGAGCTCCAGGTCAGCCACTTCAAGGATTTGGTCACGCTGGTGAACCCGCGATCAGCCTACACTTTCGTGAACTACCTGCATGAGAACGGGCGTCTGTACCACTTCCTGAATGCACAGTTCGAAGCGGTGCTCAGAGCTGAGTTCGAGCAATACCTGAACTGGGCCTTCCACAGGAACCCGCTTGTCCGCGGCGGCGAGACGGTGCGCGAAATCCGCTTTGACGGTGAGTTTCGGGTGCGCACCGACAAGGCGGTTCTCGGCGCCAGAAACCTGGTGGTTGGTATTGGCAAGCAGGCGCATATTCCGCCTCAGTTTCAAGGCTGGGCTGGCCGCAACCTTTTTCACTCATCTCAATTGCTGCACATTCATCCTGAGGTGCACAATAGCCATGTCTGCGTGGTCGGCGGCGGACAGTCCGGAGCCGAGGTGCTGTTGCACCTTGTTGGCCTGCCAAAAGGACGGCGGCCTGTCTCGATAACCTGGGTATCACAGCGGGAAAACTACCTTCCTATCGACAACAGCCCGTTCACAAACGAGTTGTTCATGCCCTGCTTTTCGGATCGTTTCGCGGCAATGAGCGAGTCGCAGCGCAAGCTGTTCTTGCGGCGCTTCGTGCTTGCTTCGGACGGCGTTTCGGAAAGCACGTTGCGCGCGATCTACCAGGCGCTATATCGCCACGCATTTCTAGAGCCAAACCGATGCGAAATCACACTGCGGCCGGGCTGCACTGTCTCGCACTGCATCAACGCCGGCAAGGGCCACAGACTCACCCTGCAGCATGGCATGGAGGAGGTTGAAGAAGTCACGGCCGACATCGTCATCCTGGCCACCGGTTACGAGAACGCGGTGCCAGGCTTCTTGGAACCGATCGCGAACCGGCTTGAAAAGATCGACAACGAATTGGCTATTCGCGAAGATTTTTCAGTGTGCTGGGACGGACCGCGTGACAGCCGCATCTTCGTACAGAATGCGAGCCTAGGACAGCGTGGGCTGGCTGACCCGAATCTAAGCCTGCTGGCCTGGCGAGCGCGTCGCATCCTCGACAGCCTTCTGGGGCGCGCGCCGCGTGCCAACCCTGAGCATCCCGGCTTCATTCGCCCTACCTCAGTCGAGTGCTGGTCCGACACCGTCGCAGAAGAAATGGGCAGCGGGATATGA
- a CDS encoding universal stress protein: protein MNKRLRQIDRFAQDAVRLENRSRDIKKLLESMSLAYDVDTDYYDPASLGEVVRQRAICADLTITGPGLLNDENLGPPVVNGCLFDTGKPMLVVPNGAKATLWPRRVLVGWDSRVEASRAVREALGLLCVAEEVRVALVDPKANYNGNGAEPGADIAGYLTRHGARVSVDLLPSAGKSAATVLAQHATDISADMIVMGAYGSRGLRERLFGGVTRWIFDKPTLPLFLAR, encoded by the coding sequence TTGAACAAACGGTTGCGGCAAATCGATCGATTTGCACAGGACGCGGTCAGGCTGGAAAATCGCTCCAGAGATATCAAGAAACTGCTGGAATCTATGTCGCTCGCCTACGACGTTGACACCGACTATTACGACCCGGCGAGCCTCGGTGAAGTGGTACGACAGCGGGCGATCTGCGCCGACCTCACGATCACCGGACCGGGGCTCCTCAACGACGAGAATCTCGGACCTCCTGTGGTCAACGGCTGTTTGTTCGACACGGGAAAGCCGATGCTCGTTGTGCCGAACGGGGCCAAGGCGACGCTGTGGCCACGGCGCGTCCTGGTCGGTTGGGATTCGCGAGTCGAGGCGTCCCGTGCGGTTCGCGAAGCGCTGGGGCTGCTATGCGTTGCTGAGGAAGTTCGTGTCGCCCTGGTCGATCCGAAGGCCAACTACAACGGGAACGGGGCGGAGCCCGGAGCCGACATCGCTGGCTATCTCACTCGGCACGGTGCTCGGGTGTCGGTTGACCTACTGCCAAGCGCCGGCAAATCGGCGGCCACGGTGCTTGCACAGCACGCAACCGACATTTCTGCCGACATGATAGTCATGGGCGCCTATGGCAGCCGTGGGCTGCGTGAGCGGCTCTTTGGCGGTGTGACCAGATGGATCTTTGATAAGCCGACATTGCCGCTGTTTTTGGCTCGATGA
- the nifX gene encoding nitrogen fixation protein NifX — translation MSSVRRLSLVTDEIRVPMPERRAGALRVAIATHDMKDLNAHFGSARRFAVYDVTREEWHLVEAVAFDDVSDESGKRRTEGDDRITPKVEALKGCHLLFCLAIGGPSAAKVVSAKIHPIKVPQPQTIQEVLLRTQMMLRTCPPPWLRKVLADAGVAEKKPSFEDED, via the coding sequence ATGAGCTCCGTCCGTCGCCTCTCACTCGTCACTGACGAGATTCGCGTACCGATGCCTGAACGACGAGCAGGTGCATTGCGCGTAGCAATCGCCACGCATGACATGAAGGATCTCAATGCCCATTTCGGGTCGGCCAGGCGCTTTGCTGTCTACGACGTGACGCGCGAGGAGTGGCATCTCGTGGAAGCCGTGGCCTTCGATGACGTTTCCGATGAGAGCGGGAAGCGTCGGACCGAGGGCGATGACCGCATCACGCCGAAGGTGGAGGCGCTGAAGGGCTGCCATCTGCTGTTTTGTCTGGCCATCGGCGGGCCTTCGGCAGCCAAGGTTGTTTCTGCCAAAATCCATCCGATCAAGGTGCCGCAGCCACAAACGATCCAAGAAGTGCTGTTGCGCACGCAGATGATGCTGAGGACATGTCCTCCGCCCTGGCTGCGCAAGGTGCTGGCCGACGCTGGTGTCGCCGAAAAGAAACCCTCCTTCGAGGACGAGGACTGA
- a CDS encoding class I tRNA ligase family protein — MRKYRFSRTELSRAFGIDMATLGTGSAGTGFSFGKVAPGVTSEPHRHDEIEAFVVLSGVGKVRTDLRQIPVKAGDVVLFHPFEAHVLCNDGDEDLDFVDVYWRDGKAALEAAAQVAAPRTPIFVFSTPPTPNGDLHLGHLSGPYFGADVYTRFLRMNGAEAYHLTGSDDHQSYVATRADDQSTPAKVARHYADEIIATLALLDCEVHSFLSTLGDDAYAEFQATCFRTLLSSPAVDLRQSRALFDAVTGDYLYEPDVSGLCPDCGSSTSGNICEKCGAPNLCHDLGAVRARHSAEAPVVGSVRRPELALDRCYDDIDRHLRASGAPARILDLFARVRQRGDFSVPITHPSDWGLPAEGLPGQRIWVWPEMAFGFLYNIQALAGLLGRDWNAAMPSNDWQIVHFFGFDNSFYHALLYPALYAEVFSHWTPRIRYHVNEFYLLDGQKFSTSRAHAVWGKEVLGLKTVDAVRLHLGLTRPEGERTNFTLNALRRTENEVFKGTWLKWLDALHRQIKQDFGGCVPDAGDWGPADRAFFARIEIHRAAMERAYSDDGFSVRRAAAQACDFVRDCLIYRQAQDYEAARRLYPARTRTSLALQATAAAILAQTLAPLMPRFASMLARGIGVSTEKWPASVRRLPPGTIFDIGPVLGFYAKSDNPKAFAPSES, encoded by the coding sequence ATGCGCAAATACAGGTTTTCTCGAACGGAGCTGTCGCGTGCGTTCGGTATCGACATGGCCACGCTTGGAACGGGAAGCGCGGGCACCGGGTTTTCATTCGGCAAGGTGGCACCGGGGGTCACATCCGAGCCTCATCGGCACGACGAAATCGAGGCCTTCGTAGTCCTGTCCGGGGTGGGCAAGGTCCGGACCGACCTTCGGCAAATCCCAGTCAAAGCCGGCGACGTCGTTCTGTTCCACCCCTTTGAAGCGCATGTGCTGTGCAATGATGGGGACGAAGACCTAGATTTCGTCGATGTCTACTGGCGCGACGGCAAGGCCGCCCTCGAAGCTGCTGCACAGGTCGCGGCTCCCCGCACGCCGATCTTCGTCTTCTCCACGCCGCCGACGCCCAATGGCGATCTGCATCTGGGGCATCTTTCAGGCCCGTATTTTGGCGCCGACGTCTACACGCGTTTCCTGCGCATGAATGGGGCCGAAGCCTACCACCTGACTGGGAGCGACGATCACCAGAGCTATGTCGCCACGCGTGCCGATGATCAATCGACGCCCGCAAAGGTGGCGCGCCACTACGCCGACGAGATCATAGCCACGCTCGCGCTTCTCGACTGTGAGGTCCACAGCTTCCTGTCCACGTTGGGGGATGACGCTTACGCCGAGTTTCAAGCCACATGTTTCCGCACTCTTCTGAGCAGCCCGGCGGTAGATCTGCGCCAGAGCCGTGCGCTATTTGATGCAGTGACAGGCGATTACCTTTACGAACCGGATGTAAGCGGCCTCTGCCCCGATTGCGGCAGCTCCACTAGTGGCAACATCTGCGAGAAATGCGGCGCGCCGAACTTATGCCACGACCTAGGTGCAGTCCGGGCGCGGCACTCGGCCGAGGCGCCGGTGGTCGGCTCCGTGCGCCGTCCCGAACTTGCGCTGGATCGATGCTACGACGACATCGACCGGCATTTAAGGGCGTCGGGCGCTCCCGCTCGGATTTTGGACCTCTTCGCGCGTGTACGCCAACGCGGCGACTTTTCCGTGCCCATCACCCACCCCTCGGACTGGGGCCTGCCGGCCGAAGGGCTTCCGGGGCAGCGGATCTGGGTTTGGCCGGAGATGGCTTTCGGATTCCTTTACAACATCCAGGCGCTAGCTGGCTTGCTGGGGCGCGACTGGAATGCGGCGATGCCCAGCAATGACTGGCAGATTGTCCATTTCTTCGGCTTCGACAATTCCTTCTACCACGCGCTACTTTACCCCGCGCTTTACGCTGAGGTGTTCTCCCACTGGACGCCGCGTATCCGGTATCACGTGAACGAGTTCTATCTGCTCGACGGCCAGAAGTTCTCGACCAGCCGCGCCCATGCGGTCTGGGGCAAGGAGGTTTTGGGCTTAAAGACAGTCGACGCCGTGCGTCTTCATTTGGGCCTGACACGCCCGGAAGGTGAGCGGACGAACTTTACGCTAAACGCGTTACGCCGCACCGAGAACGAGGTGTTCAAAGGAACTTGGCTGAAATGGCTTGATGCGCTTCACCGGCAAATCAAGCAGGATTTTGGCGGCTGCGTGCCCGACGCAGGCGACTGGGGTCCCGCCGATCGCGCTTTCTTTGCTCGGATAGAGATCCATCGCGCGGCGATGGAACGCGCCTATTCGGATGATGGCTTCTCGGTCCGGCGCGCGGCCGCGCAGGCCTGCGATTTCGTGCGCGATTGCCTGATCTACCGTCAGGCGCAAGACTACGAAGCGGCGCGACGTCTCTATCCCGCCCGCACCCGGACCTCGCTCGCGCTTCAGGCTACAGCCGCTGCGATCCTGGCGCAGACACTCGCACCGCTGATGCCCCGATTTGCCAGCATGCTTGCGAGAGGCATCGGCGTCTCAACCGAAAAATGGCCTGCGTCCGTCCGGCGCCTTCCGCCAGGGACGATCTTTGATATCGGGCCCGTACTGGGGTTCTACGCGAAATCCGACAATCCGAAGGCCTTTGCGCCATCCGAATCTTGA
- a CDS encoding CCE_0567 family metalloprotein, with protein sequence MSNLDERTKKVRKLQLRAAIAKTNLRDLAEGLPVKWIEIEEVAEKTHAVYAELDGARGELAKMKTLR encoded by the coding sequence ATGTCAAATCTGGATGAGAGGACGAAAAAAGTCCGAAAGCTTCAACTGCGCGCGGCAATAGCCAAGACGAATTTGCGCGACCTTGCCGAGGGTCTCCCGGTCAAATGGATTGAGATAGAGGAAGTCGCCGAGAAGACGCACGCCGTTTACGCCGAGCTGGATGGTGCCAGGGGAGAGCTCGCCAAAATGAAGACTTTGCGATGA
- a CDS encoding exopolysaccharide production repressor protein, producing MTVYFASHYSFRLAVVTTLGCSLLLQLGYFASVLFLISRSSCAVKAEQSSVFDRSQEVRYQSPDDDERKNETQDGPSAIKRSAYCCSSLEAL from the coding sequence GTGACGGTTTACTTCGCCTCGCATTATTCGTTCCGTCTAGCAGTCGTCACGACGCTGGGCTGTTCGCTACTTCTTCAGCTGGGTTATTTCGCAAGTGTGCTCTTTCTGATTTCGCGATCCAGCTGCGCTGTCAAAGCGGAGCAAAGCTCTGTTTTCGATAGATCCCAGGAAGTTCGGTACCAGTCGCCCGACGATGACGAGCGAAAGAATGAAACTCAAGACGGGCCCAGCGCAATCAAACGCTCGGCATATTGCTGCTCCTCCCTTGAGGCGCTGTGA
- a CDS encoding response regulator transcription factor encodes MSGLEEPRRPAEAEAFEANLVLGVALMKPRVLICSLDAEFYLFLSHILEVDGFVSEPAGGAKEALAKADEREVQAVVLDCGPTSLTGSAICARLKREPRTVGLPVIALIAPGAENQHLDLLKAGIDESFVRPMAPAKLLDCLRSKLGLAKPGSNEVENGSWLSFGNVTMNLDARRVCGNGHDIHLGPIEFNLLRHLLETPGKVFSRDEMIGAAWPANIHVGERTVDVHISRLRRALETASTDIVIRTVRSSGYSLEKLDG; translated from the coding sequence ATGTCAGGCCTTGAGGAGCCGCGACGGCCAGCCGAAGCCGAGGCGTTCGAGGCCAATTTGGTTCTCGGGGTAGCGCTGATGAAGCCACGCGTCCTGATCTGTTCGCTAGATGCAGAGTTCTACCTGTTCCTCAGCCACATACTGGAGGTGGACGGCTTCGTCAGTGAGCCGGCCGGCGGCGCCAAGGAGGCACTTGCAAAGGCCGACGAACGGGAGGTCCAGGCGGTCGTGCTGGACTGCGGTCCAACGAGCCTTACCGGGTCCGCAATCTGCGCCCGGCTCAAACGGGAGCCCCGGACCGTCGGCCTGCCCGTTATTGCCTTGATCGCGCCCGGTGCCGAGAACCAGCACCTCGATCTGTTGAAAGCCGGCATTGACGAGAGCTTTGTGCGACCAATGGCCCCGGCCAAGTTGCTCGACTGTTTGCGGTCGAAGCTGGGGTTGGCGAAGCCGGGTTCAAACGAGGTTGAAAACGGCAGCTGGCTCTCTTTTGGCAACGTTACGATGAATCTCGATGCCCGCCGGGTTTGCGGCAATGGCCATGACATTCATCTCGGACCGATCGAGTTCAACTTGCTGCGGCATTTGCTCGAGACTCCCGGCAAGGTCTTCAGCCGGGACGAGATGATCGGCGCGGCCTGGCCGGCCAATATCCATGTCGGTGAACGCACAGTCGATGTCCACATCAGTCGGCTCAGAAGGGCGCTGGAGACGGCCTCGACCGATATCGTCATCCGTACCGTGAGGTCGTCCGGCTACTCGCTCGAGAAGCTGGACGGCTGA